The Rhizobium leguminosarum genome includes a region encoding these proteins:
- a CDS encoding extracellular solute-binding protein — MAALWSKIGLFLSLAGVLAPRTALAEGQPFQIGSSVISEMKYKPGFTHFDYVNPNAPKGGDLRLSASGAFDTFNPVLAKGQVGVGLTLVYDTLMKAADDELLVSYGLLAEGLSFPADVSSATFRLRKEAKWADGQPVTPEDVIFSLDKTMELNPLTANYYRHVVKAEKTGDRDVTFTFDEKNNRELPNILGQLVVVPKHWWEAQGPDGKPRDISKTTLEPVMGSGPYKIVSFSPGATIRYELRDDYWGKDLNVNVGQNNFRNVIYTYFGDRDVEFEAFRAGNSDYWQETTAARWATGYDFPAVKEGRVQKEEVANPLRATGILQALVPNMRRDLFKDERVREALNYGFDFEELNRTVAFNSYKRIDSYFWNTELASSGLPQGRELEILQGMKDKVPPEVFTTPYTNPVGGDPQKSRDNLRKAIALLKEAGWELKGNRMVNTKTGEPMSFEILLSSPMLERWAVPYASNLKKIGIDARVRTVDASQAVNRERSFDYDMIWNVWAQTMNPGNEQSDYWGSGSVNQQGSQNYAGIANPAVDELIRMIIFAPNRDEQVAAIKAMDRVLLANHYVIPLFYRGTQNIVYWNTITHPAEFPAYSLGFPDAWWSTSAK; from the coding sequence ATGGCGGCTTTGTGGTCGAAAATCGGTCTGTTTCTGTCGCTTGCGGGTGTTCTGGCGCCGCGGACGGCATTGGCTGAGGGCCAGCCGTTTCAGATCGGAAGCTCGGTCATCAGCGAGATGAAGTACAAGCCGGGCTTTACTCATTTCGACTATGTGAACCCTAATGCCCCGAAGGGTGGAGACCTGCGCCTCTCCGCGAGCGGCGCCTTCGACACCTTCAACCCGGTACTTGCCAAAGGCCAAGTGGGAGTAGGCCTGACGCTCGTTTACGACACCTTGATGAAGGCGGCAGATGACGAGCTGCTTGTCTCCTACGGCTTGCTCGCCGAAGGGCTGTCCTTCCCCGCCGACGTCTCGAGCGCAACCTTTCGCCTGCGTAAGGAGGCAAAATGGGCAGATGGTCAGCCGGTAACGCCCGAGGATGTCATCTTCAGCCTGGACAAGACCATGGAGCTAAACCCCCTTACCGCGAACTACTACCGGCACGTGGTGAAGGCCGAAAAGACCGGTGATCGCGACGTCACCTTCACTTTCGACGAGAAGAACAACCGGGAGCTCCCGAATATTCTCGGCCAGTTGGTGGTCGTGCCGAAACATTGGTGGGAGGCGCAGGGACCGGACGGCAAGCCACGCGATATCTCAAAGACGACGCTCGAGCCCGTGATGGGTTCGGGACCGTATAAGATCGTATCCTTCTCGCCCGGCGCGACGATCCGCTACGAATTGCGCGATGACTATTGGGGCAAGGACCTCAATGTGAATGTCGGCCAGAACAATTTCCGCAATGTCATCTACACCTATTTTGGTGATCGGGATGTCGAGTTCGAAGCGTTTCGTGCTGGCAATAGCGACTATTGGCAGGAGACCACGGCCGCTCGCTGGGCGACGGGATATGATTTTCCCGCGGTGAAGGAAGGACGCGTCCAGAAGGAAGAGGTCGCAAATCCGCTGCGCGCCACCGGAATCCTGCAGGCTCTCGTGCCCAATATGCGGCGTGACCTCTTTAAGGATGAGCGGGTACGCGAGGCACTGAATTACGGTTTCGACTTCGAGGAGTTGAACCGCACGGTTGCCTTCAACAGCTACAAGCGTATCGACAGCTATTTCTGGAATACCGAGCTCGCCTCCTCCGGCCTGCCGCAGGGGCGTGAGTTGGAAATACTGCAGGGCATGAAGGACAAGGTTCCGCCCGAGGTCTTCACGACGCCCTATACCAATCCCGTCGGCGGCGACCCGCAGAAAAGCCGCGACAATCTCCGCAAGGCTATTGCGCTTCTGAAGGAAGCGGGGTGGGAGCTGAAGGGCAATCGCATGGTCAATACCAAGACTGGCGAGCCAATGAGTTTCGAGATCCTCTTGTCGAGCCCCATGCTGGAGCGCTGGGCGGTGCCCTATGCCAGCAATCTCAAGAAAATCGGCATAGATGCGCGCGTGCGGACGGTCGACGCCTCGCAGGCCGTCAATCGCGAACGCAGCTTCGATTACGACATGATCTGGAATGTCTGGGCGCAGACGATGAACCCTGGCAACGAACAGTCCGACTATTGGGGCTCCGGTTCGGTCAATCAGCAGGGGTCTCAAAATTACGCAGGCATTGCCAATCCGGCTGTCGATGAGCTCATCCGCATGATCATCTTCGCGCCGAACCGCGATGAACAGGTCGCGGCGATCAAGGCGATGGACAGGGTACTGCTTGCAAACCACTACGTCATCCCGCTGTTCTACCGCGGTACCCAGAACATCGTCTATTGGAACACGATCACCCATCCCGCCGAATTCCCGGCCTATAGCCTGGGCTTCCCCGATGCCTGGTGGTCGACCTCGGCGAAATGA
- a CDS encoding 2-hydroxyacid dehydrogenase, whose translation MPTRPPVLVDIKFNPEGIARVLKSAFADRGSINIADPGNRTRDLREVEYALLWKPDADLFARAPNLKVIFSGGAGVDHIIGLDGLPEIPIVRFVDRSLTTRMSEWVVMQCLMHLRGQYAHDTHQRQREWAKLIAPEAAEVTVGVMGLGILGQDAVAKLRVMGFNVIGWSRSRKQIDGVETFDASELDNFLARTDILVGLLPLTPETSGFHDARLFAKLRRNGALGKPVFINAGRGKSQVEADIVSAIRDGTLGGASLDVFEAEPLAPDNPLWELQNVFITPHDAAVSEENALFRHVETQIARFERGEPLQFVVDRAAGY comes from the coding sequence ATGCCCACCCGTCCTCCCGTTCTCGTCGATATCAAGTTCAATCCCGAAGGCATCGCCCGCGTGCTGAAGAGCGCCTTTGCCGACCGCGGCAGCATCAATATCGCCGATCCGGGCAATCGGACTCGCGATCTCCGCGAGGTCGAATACGCGCTTCTCTGGAAACCGGATGCCGACCTTTTCGCGCGGGCGCCGAACCTGAAAGTGATCTTCTCGGGAGGCGCCGGCGTCGACCATATCATCGGCTTGGACGGCCTGCCTGAGATCCCGATCGTGCGCTTCGTCGACCGCAGCCTGACGACCCGCATGAGCGAATGGGTGGTCATGCAATGCCTGATGCATTTGCGCGGGCAATACGCCCATGACACCCACCAGCGGCAGCGTGAGTGGGCCAAGCTGATCGCGCCGGAGGCAGCAGAAGTGACGGTCGGCGTCATGGGCCTCGGCATTCTCGGGCAGGATGCGGTCGCCAAGCTGAGAGTGATGGGGTTCAACGTCATCGGCTGGTCACGCAGCCGCAAGCAGATCGATGGCGTCGAAACCTTCGATGCCAGCGAGTTGGATAATTTCCTCGCAAGGACCGACATCCTCGTCGGCCTGCTGCCGCTGACGCCTGAAACATCAGGCTTCCATGACGCCCGGCTATTTGCGAAGCTGCGCCGCAACGGCGCGCTCGGGAAGCCGGTCTTCATCAATGCCGGCCGCGGCAAGAGCCAGGTCGAGGCCGATATCGTGTCCGCCATCCGTGACGGCACCCTCGGCGGCGCTTCCCTCGATGTCTTCGAGGCCGAGCCGCTTGCACCGGACAACCCGTTGTGGGAATTGCAGAACGTCTTCATCACGCCGCACGACGCGGCCGTCTCCGAAGAAAACGCGCTGTTCCGTCATGTCGAGACGCAGATCGCCCGTTTCGAGCGCGGCGAGCCGCTGCAATTCGTGGTCGACCGCGCCGCCGGCTATTGA
- the pncB gene encoding nicotinate phosphoribosyltransferase, whose protein sequence is MARTDIARRVYNHAWKLDPIIRSLIDTDFYKLLMLQMIWKLYPDVNASFTLINRTKRVRLAEELDEGELREQLDHARTLRLSKKEMIWLAGNSFYGRAQIFEPEFLAWLSNFQLPEYELSKKDGQYVLDFHGSWKETTMWEIPALAIVNELRSRSAMKALGPFTLDVLYARAKAKMWSKVERLKELPGLRISDFGTRRRHSFLWQRWCVEALKEGIGPAFAGTSNVLLAMDSDLEAVGTNAHELPMVAAALAETDEQLRNAPYKILRDWNKLYGGNLLIVLPDAFGTAAFLRDAPEWVADWTGFRPDSAPPIEGGEKIIDWWKKMGRDPRQKLLIFSDGLDVDAIIDTYRHFEGRVRMSFGWGTNLTNDFSGCAPIEISGLNPISVVCKVSDANGRPAVKLSDNPQKATGDPAEVERYLKFFGAEDRIDQTVLV, encoded by the coding sequence ATGGCCAGGACCGATATCGCAAGACGCGTCTACAATCACGCCTGGAAACTCGATCCGATCATCCGCAGTCTGATCGATACCGACTTCTACAAGCTTTTGATGCTGCAGATGATCTGGAAGCTTTATCCAGACGTGAATGCTTCCTTCACCCTCATCAACCGCACCAAGCGGGTGCGTCTGGCCGAGGAGCTCGACGAAGGCGAGCTGCGCGAACAGCTCGATCATGCCCGCACGCTGAGACTTTCCAAGAAGGAAATGATCTGGCTTGCGGGTAACAGCTTCTACGGCCGTGCGCAGATCTTCGAACCGGAATTCCTTGCCTGGCTTTCCAATTTCCAGCTTCCCGAATACGAGCTGTCGAAGAAGGACGGCCAGTATGTGCTGGATTTCCACGGATCGTGGAAGGAAACCACCATGTGGGAAATCCCGGCGCTCGCCATCGTCAACGAGCTGCGCTCGCGCTCGGCGATGAAGGCGCTCGGTCCATTCACCCTCGATGTGCTCTATGCTCGCGCCAAGGCTAAGATGTGGTCGAAAGTCGAACGGCTGAAGGAACTGCCGGGTCTGCGTATCTCCGATTTCGGCACCCGCCGCCGGCACAGTTTCCTCTGGCAGCGTTGGTGCGTCGAGGCGCTGAAGGAAGGCATCGGCCCGGCCTTTGCCGGTACCAGCAACGTATTGCTGGCTATGGATTCCGATCTCGAGGCCGTCGGCACCAATGCTCACGAGCTGCCGATGGTGGCTGCCGCCCTTGCCGAAACCGACGAGCAGTTGCGCAACGCGCCCTACAAGATCCTGCGCGATTGGAACAAGCTCTATGGCGGCAACCTTCTGATCGTCCTGCCGGATGCCTTCGGTACCGCCGCCTTCCTGCGCGACGCGCCGGAATGGGTCGCAGACTGGACCGGCTTCCGCCCGGACAGTGCCCCGCCGATCGAAGGCGGCGAGAAGATTATCGACTGGTGGAAGAAGATGGGCCGCGATCCGCGCCAGAAGCTGCTGATCTTCTCCGACGGCCTCGATGTCGACGCCATCATCGATACCTACCGGCATTTCGAAGGCCGCGTGCGCATGAGCTTCGGCTGGGGCACGAACCTGACGAACGATTTTTCCGGCTGCGCGCCGATCGAGATCTCCGGCCTCAACCCGATCTCCGTCGTCTGCAAGGTCAGCGACGCCAACGGCCGTCCGGCGGTGAAGCTCTCCGACAACCCGCAGAAGGCGACCGGCGACCCGGCCGAGGTCGAACGCTACCTGAAATTCTTCGGCGCCGAGGACAGGATCGATCAGACCGTTCTGGTGTAG
- a CDS encoding microcin C ABC transporter permease YejB: protein MGAYVIRRLLLMIPTIVGIMAISFIVIQFAPGGPVEQVIAQLTGQADGADQRLSGGGDLMGDGGGDEGSRYRGAQGLDPELIAKLEKQFGFDKPPLTRFGEMMWNYIRFDFGESFFRNTSVLDLIKEKLPVSISLGIWILIFSYAISIPLGIRKAVKDGSTFDVWTSGVIVVGYAVPSFLFGILLIVLFAGGSFYDWFPLRGLVSDNFDQLAWWQKPLDYFWHLTLPLISLSLAAFATTTLLTKNSFIEEIKKQYVVTARAKGLNERQVLYGHIFRNAMLIIIAGFPGAFISAFFTGSLLIENIFSLDGLGRLGYLSVVNRDYPIVFATLYIFSLLGLFVSLISDLIYTWIDPRIDFERRDV, encoded by the coding sequence ATGGGCGCCTATGTCATTCGCCGCCTGCTTCTGATGATCCCGACCATCGTCGGCATCATGGCGATTTCCTTCATCGTCATTCAATTCGCGCCGGGTGGCCCGGTCGAGCAGGTGATCGCCCAATTGACCGGCCAGGCCGATGGCGCCGATCAGCGCCTGTCCGGTGGCGGTGACCTGATGGGTGACGGAGGAGGGGACGAAGGCTCCAGATATCGCGGCGCCCAAGGGCTCGATCCTGAACTGATCGCCAAGCTCGAAAAACAGTTCGGCTTCGACAAGCCGCCGCTGACGCGTTTCGGCGAGATGATGTGGAATTACATCCGCTTCGATTTCGGCGAGAGCTTCTTCCGCAACACCTCCGTGCTCGACCTCATCAAGGAGAAGCTGCCGGTGTCGATCTCGCTCGGCATCTGGATCCTGATCTTCTCCTATGCGATTTCCATCCCGCTCGGCATTCGCAAGGCGGTCAAGGACGGATCGACCTTCGACGTCTGGACCTCGGGCGTCATCGTCGTCGGCTACGCCGTCCCGAGCTTCCTCTTCGGCATTCTGCTGATCGTGCTTTTCGCCGGCGGCTCCTTCTACGACTGGTTTCCGCTGCGGGGCCTGGTTTCCGACAATTTCGATCAGCTCGCCTGGTGGCAGAAGCCGCTCGATTATTTCTGGCACCTCACCCTGCCGCTGATCTCGCTTTCGCTTGCAGCCTTCGCGACGACGACCTTGCTGACCAAGAATTCCTTCATCGAGGAAATCAAGAAGCAGTATGTCGTCACCGCCCGCGCCAAGGGTCTGAATGAGCGGCAGGTGCTTTACGGCCATATTTTCCGCAATGCCATGCTGATCATCATCGCCGGTTTCCCCGGCGCCTTCATCTCCGCCTTCTTCACCGGATCGCTGCTGATCGAAAATATCTTCTCGCTCGATGGCCTCGGCCGTCTCGGCTATCTCTCTGTGGTCAACCGGGATTATCCGATCGTCTTCGCCACACTCTACATCTTCTCGCTGCTCGGTCTGTTCGTCAGCTTGATTTCGGACCTGATCTACACCTGGATCGATCCGCGCATCGATTTCGAGCGGAGGGATGTCTGA
- a CDS encoding ABC transporter permease has protein sequence MDAAANPVTATPVKPPRKGLLSPTNIRRWKNFRANGRGYWSLWLFLLLFGLSLFAEFLANDRPVIASYKGEILFPVLIDYPEEKFGGFLAETDYRSSVIADEINANGWMIWPPIRYSYRSVNSNIPHSAPTAPFWLMTKEERCAGYPQGMNDPACTLGNLNWLGTDDQARDVLARVIYGFRISVLFGLALTICSAIIGVTAGAVQGYFGGWTDLLLQRLIEIWSSMPVLYILLIIAAILPPGFFVLLGIMLLFSWVGFVGIVRAEFLRARNFEYVRAARALGVNNRTIMWRHMLPNAMVATLTFLPFILSGSITTLTSLDFLGFGMPPGSPSLGEMIAQGKTNLQAPWLGLTAFFTMSIMLSLLIFIGEAVRDAFDPRKTFQ, from the coding sequence ATGGACGCCGCCGCAAATCCTGTCACTGCAACCCCCGTCAAGCCGCCGCGCAAGGGGCTGCTGTCGCCGACCAACATCCGTCGCTGGAAGAATTTCCGGGCGAACGGCCGCGGCTACTGGTCGCTGTGGCTTTTCCTGCTGCTGTTCGGGCTCAGCCTGTTTGCAGAATTCCTCGCCAACGACCGGCCGGTCATCGCCTCCTACAAGGGCGAAATCCTGTTTCCCGTGCTGATCGACTATCCCGAGGAGAAGTTCGGCGGCTTCCTCGCAGAAACCGACTACCGCTCCTCCGTCATTGCCGACGAGATCAACGCCAACGGCTGGATGATCTGGCCGCCGATCCGTTATTCCTACCGCTCGGTCAATTCGAACATTCCGCATTCGGCGCCGACCGCCCCGTTCTGGCTGATGACGAAAGAGGAGCGTTGCGCCGGCTATCCGCAAGGGATGAACGATCCCGCCTGCACCCTCGGCAATCTCAACTGGCTCGGCACCGATGACCAGGCCCGAGACGTGCTCGCCCGCGTCATCTATGGTTTCCGCATATCGGTGCTCTTCGGCCTGGCGCTCACCATCTGCTCGGCGATCATCGGCGTCACGGCAGGTGCGGTGCAGGGCTATTTCGGCGGCTGGACCGACCTCCTGCTGCAGCGTCTCATCGAAATCTGGTCGTCGATGCCGGTGCTTTACATCCTGCTGATCATCGCCGCCATTCTGCCGCCAGGCTTCTTCGTGCTGCTCGGCATCATGCTGCTCTTTTCCTGGGTCGGTTTCGTCGGCATCGTGCGCGCCGAATTCCTGCGCGCCCGTAATTTCGAATATGTCCGCGCCGCCCGCGCGCTCGGCGTCAACAACCGCACCATCATGTGGCGGCACATGCTGCCGAACGCCATGGTCGCGACGCTGACCTTCCTGCCCTTCATTCTATCCGGATCGATCACGACGCTGACTTCGCTCGATTTCCTCGGCTTCGGAATGCCGCCCGGCTCCCCTTCGCTCGGCGAGATGATCGCCCAGGGCAAGACCAACCTGCAGGCGCCGTGGCTCGGGCTGACGGCCTTCTTCACCATGTCGATCATGCTTTCCCTGCTGATCTTCATCGGCGAAGCCGTGCGCGATGCTTTCGATCCGAGGAAGACGTTTCAATGA
- a CDS encoding methylglyoxal synthase, with protein sequence MAGGKCLALIAHDQKKDDMAAFARANRDILSRWKIVATGTTGGRVLDAAPDLDVVRLKSGPLGGDQQIGALISTGEVDALIFFVDPLTPMPHDVDVKALMRLAIVYDIPMALNHATAIKLLPTLKA encoded by the coding sequence ATGGCCGGCGGCAAATGCCTTGCGCTGATCGCGCATGACCAGAAGAAGGACGACATGGCGGCGTTCGCCCGCGCCAACCGGGACATTCTCTCGCGCTGGAAGATCGTCGCCACGGGCACGACCGGCGGGCGGGTGCTCGACGCCGCTCCCGATCTTGACGTTGTCAGGCTGAAAAGCGGGCCGCTCGGCGGCGACCAGCAGATCGGCGCGCTGATTTCGACCGGCGAGGTCGACGCCCTGATCTTCTTCGTCGACCCTTTGACGCCGATGCCGCACGATGTCGACGTGAAGGCGCTGATGCGGCTGGCGATCGTCTACGATATTCCGATGGCGCTCAACCACGCGACCGCTATAAAACTTCTTCCTACACTTAAAGCCTGA
- a CDS encoding type II toxin-antitoxin system VapC family toxin — protein sequence MQGVSRIYLDTNIFIMAFERRDETSDRLAQLLAAGDADAEPRFVTSELTLSELLVTPYRQNDDSLIDAYEGLILTSSWLEVLPIVPPTLRYAAVLRSQYGSLKLLDAIHLSTAIGANCSHILTDDRGIKDEYRLTHQRYGRTAEARPLTILRPDEPTLSSLLKSLPE from the coding sequence ATGCAAGGTGTCAGTAGAATTTATCTCGACACGAATATTTTCATCATGGCATTCGAGAGGCGGGACGAGACGAGTGATCGCCTCGCTCAACTGCTTGCCGCCGGCGATGCTGATGCCGAGCCGAGATTCGTGACGAGTGAGCTCACGCTGTCCGAGCTTCTGGTGACACCGTATCGTCAGAATGACGACAGCCTGATCGATGCGTATGAAGGGCTGATCCTGACGAGCAGCTGGCTTGAAGTGCTCCCGATCGTTCCACCCACGCTTCGATATGCTGCTGTCCTGCGGTCTCAATATGGCAGCCTGAAATTACTGGACGCCATTCATCTATCGACGGCCATCGGCGCAAACTGTTCGCATATCCTGACGGACGATCGGGGAATAAAGGACGAATACCGGCTCACGCATCAGAGATATGGGCGGACAGCGGAAGCTCGGCCCTTGACCATTCTTCGTCCGGATGAGCCCACTCTTTCCTCCCTCCTGAAAAGTCTGCCCGAATGA
- a CDS encoding ABC transporter ATP-binding protein, with the protein MTEPLLSVRDLSVAFHQGGETSLAVDHISFDIAKGEVVALVGESGSGKSVSANSILRLLPYPSASHPSGEILFKGKDLLKASERALREVRGNDITMIFQEPMTSLNPLHTIEKQIAEILALHQGLTGQPARERVLELLNQVGIREPEKRLKAYPHELSGGQRQRVMIAMALANRPELLIADEPTTALDVTVQAQILELLRQLKAVHGMSLLFITHDLGIVRKFADRVCVMTKGKIVETGTVAEVFANPKHDYTRHLLASEPRGEPPLADPSKPLVMEGSDIRVWFPIKSGLMRRVVDHVKAVDGIDLSLRAGQTLGVVGESGSGKTTLGLALTRLISSQGRIAFVGKDIAGYSFSEMRPLRNQLQVVFQDPYGSLSPRMSVGDIVAEGLKVHERSLTSEERDQRVCWALEEVGLDPLTRWRYPHEFSGGQRQRIAIARAMVLKPRFVMLDEPTSALDMSVQAQVVDLLRDLQKKHDLAYLFISHDLKVVKALANDVIVMRFGKVVEQGPSAEIFRAPKADYTRALMAAAFNIEAVPTPAVQQ; encoded by the coding sequence ATGACAGAACCGCTCCTTTCCGTCCGCGATCTCTCTGTTGCCTTTCATCAGGGCGGCGAAACCTCGCTCGCTGTCGATCACATTTCTTTCGATATCGCCAAAGGCGAGGTCGTGGCGCTCGTCGGCGAATCCGGCTCCGGCAAGTCGGTCTCGGCCAATTCGATCCTGCGGCTTCTGCCTTACCCCTCCGCAAGCCACCCCTCCGGCGAAATCCTCTTCAAGGGCAAGGACCTTTTGAAGGCGTCGGAGCGGGCCCTGCGGGAAGTGCGCGGCAACGACATCACCATGATCTTCCAGGAGCCGATGACCTCGCTCAATCCGCTTCATACGATCGAGAAGCAAATCGCCGAGATCCTCGCTCTGCACCAAGGCCTTACCGGCCAGCCGGCGCGTGAGCGCGTGCTGGAGTTGCTGAACCAGGTCGGCATCCGCGAACCGGAAAAGCGGTTGAAGGCCTATCCGCACGAACTGTCAGGCGGCCAGCGCCAGCGCGTCATGATCGCCATGGCGCTCGCCAACCGGCCGGAGCTGCTGATCGCCGACGAGCCGACCACGGCGCTTGACGTCACCGTGCAGGCGCAGATACTCGAATTGCTCCGGCAGTTGAAGGCCGTCCACGGCATGTCGCTGCTGTTCATCACCCATGATCTCGGCATCGTCCGAAAATTCGCCGATCGCGTCTGCGTCATGACCAAGGGCAAGATTGTCGAAACCGGGACGGTCGCGGAGGTCTTCGCCAATCCCAAGCACGACTATACCCGCCACCTTCTCGCTTCCGAACCACGTGGCGAGCCGCCGCTGGCCGATCCGTCGAAACCATTGGTGATGGAAGGTTCCGATATCCGCGTCTGGTTCCCGATCAAATCAGGGCTGATGCGCCGCGTCGTTGATCACGTGAAGGCGGTCGATGGCATCGATCTTTCGTTGCGCGCCGGCCAGACGCTCGGCGTCGTCGGCGAATCCGGTTCCGGCAAGACCACACTCGGCCTGGCGCTCACCCGGCTGATCTCCTCGCAAGGGCGAATTGCCTTTGTCGGCAAGGATATAGCCGGCTATTCATTCAGCGAGATGCGGCCGCTGCGCAACCAGCTGCAGGTCGTCTTCCAGGATCCCTATGGATCGCTGAGCCCCCGCATGTCGGTCGGCGACATCGTCGCCGAAGGGCTGAAGGTGCATGAGCGCTCGCTGACATCAGAAGAACGCGACCAGCGCGTCTGCTGGGCGCTGGAGGAGGTGGGTCTCGATCCCCTGACCCGCTGGCGTTACCCGCACGAATTCTCCGGCGGCCAGCGCCAGCGCATCGCCATTGCCCGGGCCATGGTACTGAAGCCGCGCTTCGTCATGCTCGACGAGCCGACCTCCGCGCTCGACATGAGCGTGCAGGCCCAGGTGGTCGATCTCCTGCGCGATCTGCAGAAGAAGCACGATCTCGCCTATCTCTTCATCAGCCACGACCTGAAGGTGGTGAAGGCGCTCGCCAACGACGTCATCGTCATGCGTTTCGGCAAGGTAGTGGAGCAGGGCCCGTCAGCGGAAATCTTCCGCGCGCCGAAGGCCGATTACACAAGGGCGCTGATGGCCGCCGCTTTCAACATCGAGGCGGTGCCGACACCCGCCGTACAGCAATAA
- a CDS encoding KTSC domain-containing protein has translation MEELSVKSKIIKTVYFSQEDGRLRICFKNGEERLFEGVPSSEAHAMTVAPSPGHYYLDRIRTRFRRLAA, from the coding sequence GTGGAAGAACTTTCGGTCAAATCGAAGATCATCAAAACCGTCTATTTCAGCCAGGAAGACGGGCGGCTCAGGATTTGTTTCAAGAATGGCGAGGAACGTCTGTTCGAAGGCGTTCCCTCCTCGGAAGCCCATGCGATGACGGTGGCGCCGTCTCCCGGCCATTATTATCTCGACCGGATCAGAACCCGGTTTCGCAGATTGGCGGCCTGA
- the mepA gene encoding penicillin-insensitive murein endopeptidase codes for MAFGFAQAFRTLGTLALAGAIGAGLAVGDVGAEQKTPSPGSAKGQFGAVGLPTQGPAQPIGFYAKGCMTGAVALPTDGPTWQAMRLSRNRRWGNPAMIALLERFSQDAVKYAGWPGILVGDIAQPRGGPMLNGHSSHQIGLDADIWFSPMPARRMTAEERQYLPFTTMLQKGKFLTVDPKVWTQSHARLLMLAASYPEVERIFVNPAIKKKMCDTWAGDRTNLGKLRPIYGHDSHFHIRIKCPPGAAGCTPQAPVPAGDGCDKSLAYWFTPTPWAPPKPPKPGAKPPKPPREMMVTDLPNACAAVLNAASVASMQAATYGGPSAASALAAAPAAASAEGTDGALPDVGPVPNDKPAIQ; via the coding sequence ATGGCTTTCGGCTTCGCCCAGGCTTTCAGGACATTAGGCACACTGGCGCTCGCCGGCGCGATCGGCGCAGGCCTTGCCGTTGGCGACGTCGGCGCTGAGCAGAAGACGCCGAGCCCGGGCAGCGCCAAGGGGCAGTTCGGCGCCGTCGGCCTGCCGACGCAGGGGCCGGCACAGCCGATCGGCTTTTACGCAAAGGGCTGCATGACGGGTGCGGTGGCGCTGCCGACCGACGGGCCGACCTGGCAGGCGATGCGGCTTTCGCGCAACCGTCGCTGGGGCAATCCGGCCATGATCGCGCTCTTGGAGCGGTTTTCGCAGGATGCGGTCAAATATGCCGGCTGGCCGGGCATCCTTGTCGGCGATATCGCGCAACCACGCGGCGGGCCGATGCTCAACGGCCATTCCTCGCACCAGATTGGCCTCGATGCCGATATCTGGTTTAGCCCGATGCCGGCGCGCCGCATGACGGCCGAGGAGCGCCAGTATCTGCCCTTCACCACCATGCTGCAGAAGGGCAAGTTCCTGACCGTCGACCCTAAGGTGTGGACGCAATCGCACGCGCGGCTTTTGATGCTGGCGGCGAGCTATCCCGAAGTGGAGCGCATCTTCGTCAATCCGGCGATCAAGAAGAAGATGTGCGACACCTGGGCCGGCGACCGCACCAACCTTGGTAAGCTCCGGCCAATATACGGCCATGACTCGCATTTCCACATCCGCATCAAATGCCCGCCGGGCGCTGCCGGATGCACGCCGCAAGCTCCTGTTCCCGCCGGCGACGGCTGCGACAAGTCGCTCGCCTATTGGTTCACGCCGACGCCTTGGGCGCCGCCGAAACCGCCCAAGCCCGGCGCCAAGCCGCCGAAGCCGCCGCGTGAGATGATGGTCACCGATCTGCCCAACGCTTGCGCCGCCGTGCTCAATGCCGCTTCCGTTGCTTCGATGCAGGCCGCCACCTATGGTGGACCCTCCGCCGCAAGCGCACTCGCCGCCGCTCCGGCAGCCGCGTCGGCTGAGGGCACCGATGGCGCGTTACCGGATGTCGGCCCGGTTCCGAACGACAAGCCGGCGATCCAATGA
- a CDS encoding CrpP-related protein: protein MFENLIEMQERGARDRARGRSLADNPMSKPDILPIADFQEWYSMFDAWRFGWSIEDAMAGHINMPRDSGTLAQTYTRTV from the coding sequence ATGTTCGAGAATCTGATTGAGATGCAGGAGCGTGGCGCACGGGACCGTGCGCGTGGCCGCAGTCTGGCCGACAATCCGATGTCGAAGCCGGATATCCTGCCGATCGCCGATTTTCAGGAGTGGTACTCGATGTTTGACGCCTGGCGCTTCGGTTGGTCGATCGAAGATGCGATGGCGGGGCACATCAATATGCCCCGTGATAGCGGCACATTGGCCCAGACCTACACCAGAACGGTCTGA